One Cyclopterus lumpus isolate fCycLum1 chromosome 7, fCycLum1.pri, whole genome shotgun sequence DNA window includes the following coding sequences:
- the fam50a gene encoding protein FAM50A isoform X1 gives MAQYKGAASEAGRAMQLMKKREKEREQLEQLKLKIAEDNMVKSNIDKKFSAHYDAVEAELKSSTVGLVTLNDMKAKQEALVKEREKQLAKKEQSKELQLKLEKQKEKKRKEEQKRKIASLSFNPEDEGEGGEEEEEEENDDDDEEEEEVDYCPARKKYLGKNPDVDTSFLPDRDREEEENRLREELRQEWELKQEKIKSEEIEITFSYWDGSGHRKTVKMKKGNTIQNFLQRALEVLRKDFSELRSAGVEQLMYIKEDLIIPHHHSFYDFIVTKARGKSGPLFSFDVHDDIRLVNDATVEKDESHAGKVVLRSWYEKNKHIFPASRWEPYDPEKKWDKYTIR, from the exons ATGGCGCAGTACAAAGGCGCTGCCAGCGAGGCTGGGAGAGCCATGCAGCtgatgaaaaagagagaaaaggaaagagagcaGCTCGAACAGCTCAAGCTAAAGATTGCAGAG GACAACATGGTGAAGTCCAACATCGACAAGAAGTTCTCCGCTCACTACGACGCAGTCGAGGCCGAGCTCAAGTCCAGCACAGTCG GTCTGGTGACGCTGAATGACATGAAGGCCAAGCAGGAGGCGCTggtgaaggagagggagaaacagctGGCCAAGAAGGAGCAGTCCAAGGAGCTCCAGCT CAAACTcgagaagcagaaggagaagaagcgaaaggaggagcagaagaggaagatCGCCAGTTTATCGTTCAACCCGGAGGAcgagggagaagggggggaggaggaggaggaagaggagaacgatgatgacgacgaggaggaagaggaggtggact ACTGTCCAGCGAGGAAGAAGTATTTGGGGAAAAATCCAGACGTGGACACAAGTTTCCTTCCGGaccgagacagagag gaggaggagaatcgTCTCAGAGAGGAACTCAGGCAGGAGTGGGAGCTCAAACAGGAGAAGATCAAGA GTGAGGAGATTGAGATCACGTTCAGCTACTGGGACGGCTCTGGCCATCGTAAGACTGTCAAG ATGAAGAAGGGAAATACCATCCAGAACTTCCTGCAGAGGGCGCTGGAGGTCCTCAGAAAGGACTTCAGCGAGCTCAG GTCTGCAGGAGTGGAGCAGCTGATGTACATCAAAGAGGATCTGATAATCCCACAC CACCACAGTTTCTACGACTTCATCGTCACCAAAGCCAGAGGCAAATCTG ggCCTCTCTTCAGCTTCGACGTCCACGATGACATCCGACTGGTGAACGACGCCACCGTTGAGAAAGACGAG TCTCATGCAGGTAAAGTGGTGCTGAGGAGCTGGTATGAGAAGAACAAGCACATCTTCCCCGCGAGTCGCTGGGAGCCGTACGATCCTGAGAAGAAATGGGACAAATATACG atcCGGTGA
- the fam50a gene encoding protein FAM50A isoform X2, which produces MAQYKGAASEAGRAMQLMKKREKEREQLEQLKLKIAEDNMVKSNIDKKFSAHYDAVEAELKSSTVGLVTLNDMKAKQEALVKEREKQLAKKEQSKELQLKLEKQKEKKRKEEQKRKIASLSFNPEDEGEGGEEEEEEENDDDDEEEEEVDYCPARKKYLGKNPDVDTSFLPDRDREEEENRLREELRQEWELKQEKIKSEEIEITFSYWDGSGHRKTVKMKKGNTIQNFLQRALEVLRKDFSELRSAGVEQLMYIKEDLIIPHNCALTSPLCSLPASEQIFASK; this is translated from the exons ATGGCGCAGTACAAAGGCGCTGCCAGCGAGGCTGGGAGAGCCATGCAGCtgatgaaaaagagagaaaaggaaagagagcaGCTCGAACAGCTCAAGCTAAAGATTGCAGAG GACAACATGGTGAAGTCCAACATCGACAAGAAGTTCTCCGCTCACTACGACGCAGTCGAGGCCGAGCTCAAGTCCAGCACAGTCG GTCTGGTGACGCTGAATGACATGAAGGCCAAGCAGGAGGCGCTggtgaaggagagggagaaacagctGGCCAAGAAGGAGCAGTCCAAGGAGCTCCAGCT CAAACTcgagaagcagaaggagaagaagcgaaaggaggagcagaagaggaagatCGCCAGTTTATCGTTCAACCCGGAGGAcgagggagaagggggggaggaggaggaggaagaggagaacgatgatgacgacgaggaggaagaggaggtggact ACTGTCCAGCGAGGAAGAAGTATTTGGGGAAAAATCCAGACGTGGACACAAGTTTCCTTCCGGaccgagacagagag gaggaggagaatcgTCTCAGAGAGGAACTCAGGCAGGAGTGGGAGCTCAAACAGGAGAAGATCAAGA GTGAGGAGATTGAGATCACGTTCAGCTACTGGGACGGCTCTGGCCATCGTAAGACTGTCAAG ATGAAGAAGGGAAATACCATCCAGAACTTCCTGCAGAGGGCGCTGGAGGTCCTCAGAAAGGACTTCAGCGAGCTCAG GTCTGCAGGAGTGGAGCAGCTGATGTACATCAAAGAGGATCTGATAATCCCACAC AACTGTGCTCTCACCTCTCCGTTGTGCTCCCTTCCTGCTAGTGAACAGATCTTTGCATCAAAATAA
- the zgc:158296 gene encoding caveolin-2 has protein sequence MMMVSDDCLVECKIDDDSDEEQINTPPPPPEFASKASTPAPELPAPPMAPPMAPAPPTPTPTRPVDRDPYGINQHLKVEVSDVLAEPATLRSIDQVWLHSVAGFETTRIWTYRCLSLLLAVPFALLCGVCLAVVACLHVWFVVPFLQLSNTFLPCVRSLVACAVDAFISPFCASLALCCSQIAISLSDKDGHQTRDKETV, from the exons atgatgatggtgagcgACGACTGCCTGGTGGAGTGCAAGATCGACGATGACAGCGACGAAGAGCAGATAaacacgcctcctcctcccccggaGTTTGCGTCCAAAGCCTCGACCCCAGCGCCCGAACTGCCGGCCCCTCCAATGGCCCCTCCAATGGCCCCTGCTCCGCCCACGCCCACACCCACCCGTCCCGTCGACAGGGACCCATATGGCATCAACCAGCACCTGAAG GTGGAGGTCAGCGACGTGCTGGCGGAGCCGGCCACGCTGCGCAGCATCGACCAGGTGTGGCTTCACAGCGTCGCCGGCTTCGAGACGACTCGTATCTGGACGTACCGCTGCCTCTCCCTGCTGCTCGCCGTGCCCTTCGCTCTCCTATGTGGGGTCTGCTTGGCTGTTGTCGCCTGTCTACACGTCTG GTTCGTGGTGCCTTTCCTCCAGCTCAGCAACACCTTCCTTCCCTGCGTGCGCTCCCTGGTCGCGTGCGCTGTGGATGCTTTCATCTCTCCCTTCTGTgcgtctctcgctctctgctgCAGTCAGATCGCCATTTCACTGTCGGACAAGGACGGGCATCAAacgagagacaaagagactgTGTGA